One part of the Rutidosis leptorrhynchoides isolate AG116_Rl617_1_P2 chromosome 1, CSIRO_AGI_Rlap_v1, whole genome shotgun sequence genome encodes these proteins:
- the LOC139903876 gene encoding uncharacterized protein, which produces MANYDKGGLEIGSLKGFNISLIFKWIWRFNLNFNGIWVNVVAAIHGRDGCLDGQNGQKLGIWSNMVKHYVAAQNSGLIPFHPIRVKMGNGSKTKMWKDTWLGNEPLCSRFNRIFHLDVDPDCFVADRRSNNSWL; this is translated from the coding sequence ATGGCAAATTATGATAAAGGAGGTTTGGAGATTGGGAGTTTAAAAGGATTCAATATTTCTTTGATATTCAAATGGATATGGCGGTTTAACTTGAATTTTAATGGCATTTGGGTCAATGTGGTTGCTGCAATACATGGAAGAGATGGATGTTTAGATGGCCAAAATGGGCAGAAACTTGGCATTTGGTCCAATATGGTCAAACACTATGTTGCAGCTCAAAATTCCGGACTTATTCCATTTCATCCGATAAGGGTTAAAATGGGTAATGGGTCCAAGACTAAAATGTGGAAAGATACTTGGTTGGGTAATGAACCTTTATGCTCTCGTTTTAACAGAATTTTTCATTTAGATGTTGATCCGGACTGTTTTGTTGCGGATAGAAGAAGTAATAATTCATGGTTATGA